The following proteins come from a genomic window of Malus sylvestris chromosome 4, drMalSylv7.2, whole genome shotgun sequence:
- the LOC126617885 gene encoding fructose-1,6-bisphosphatase, chloroplastic-like produces MVAATLTSPSSQLLCSSSRSLSNLYPLQQCVLGSKTVVSCPNNFSYSKRRHAADGVRCMAVAAETAEPKKKSGYKIQTLTGWLLKQEQAGVIDAELTIVLSSISLACKQIASLVQRASISNLTGIQGAVNIQGEDQKKLDVVSNEVFSNCLRSSGRTGIIASEEEDVPVAVEESYSGNYIVVFDPLDGSSNIDAAVSTGSIFGIYSPNDECFADIEEDSTLDSAEQKCVVNVCQPGSNLLAAGYCMYSSSVIFVLTIGTGVFAFSLDPMYGEFVLTQENIQIPKAGKIYSFNEGNYQMWDDKLKKYIDDLKDPGPSGKPYSARYIGSLVGDFHRTLLYGGIYGYPRDKKSKNGKLRLLYECAPMSFIVEQAGGKGSDGSSRVLDIQPTEIHQRVPLYIGSMEEVEKLEKYLA; encoded by the exons ATGGTTGCGGCGACGTTAACTTCACCGTCGTCCCAACTCCTATGCTCAAGCTCCCGCTCTCTCTCTAACCTCTATCCTCTCCAACAATGTGTGTTGGGGTCCAAAACAGTCGTCTCATGCCCTAATAACTTCAGTTACAGCAAGAGGAGGCATGCGGCTGACGGAGTTAGGTGCATGGCGGTGGCGGCGGAGACGGCGGAGCCAAAGAAGAAGAGCGGATACAAGATTCAGACGCTGACGGGCTGGCTGCTGAAGCAAGAGCAGGCCGGGGTGATTGACGCCGAGCTGACCATTGTGCTGTCGAGCATTTCGTTGGCGTGCAAGCAGATTGCTTCTTTGGTGCAGAGGGCTAGCATTTCCAACTTGACTGGGATTCAGGGTGCGGTTAATATCCAAGGAGAGGACCAAAAGAAACTTGATGTTGTCTCCAATGAG GTTTTCTCGAACTGCCTGAGATCAAGCGGAAGGACAGGGATTATAGCATCAGAGGAAGAGGATGTGCCGGTGGCGGTGGAAGAGAGTTATTCCGGCAACTACATTGTGGTGTTTGACCCACTTGATGGATCATCCAACATTGATGCTGCTGTCTCCACTGGATCCATCTTTGGAATATACAGCCCAAATGATGAGTGCTTTGCAGACATTGAAGAGGACTCAACC CTTGACAGTGCGGAACAGAAATGTGTAGTGAACGTGTGCCAGCCAGGAAGCAACTTACTTGCTGCTGGCTACTGCATGTACTCAAGCTCTGTGATCTTTGTGCTCACAATTGGGACCGGTGTATTTGCATTTTCCTTGGACCCCATGTACGGAGAATTCGTCTTGACTCAAGAAAACATTCAGATTCCGAAAGCCGGAAAAATCTACTCGTTCAATGAAGGGAACTATCAGATGTGGGATGACAAGTTGAAGAAGTACATTGATGATCTTAAGGACCCAGGTCCTAGTGGCAAGCCCTACTCTGCAAGGTACATCGGCAGCTTGGTTGGTGACTTCCACCGGACGCTGCTCTATGGCGGCATTTATGGTTACCCTAGAGACAAGAAGAGCAAGAATGGGAAGCTGAGGCTGTTGTATGAGTGCGCACCAATGAGCTTTATAGTGGAACAAGCCGGCGGGAAAGGGTCGGATGGCAGTTCCAGAGTACTTGACATTCAACCAACTGAG ATCCATCAACGTGTTCCTCTTTACATCGGAAGCATGGAGGAGGTGGAGAAATTGGAGAAGTACTTAGCATGA